The following nucleotide sequence is from Vibrio sp. SCSIO 43136.
CATGAAAAAAACTATCATCGCTGTAGCTGTTGCATTATCAACAACTTTCGCTGCACAAGCAGCAACCGATAAAGTGACCTTCCACTCTGAAGACAAAGCCATGTTAGAGCGAGTTGCCGCTCTTGGCATTTCTCAGTCAAACTGGGACTCTAACGAGTTTGCGTCGATGTTCTTCATTGAGCCACAGCGTGTGAGTGAGCATGCGGTGATGCAAAAAAGCTCAAACCCACGTACTTTTGATAAATCAGAAAAGTCTATCGACCTAAACAGCATCATGGTGCAAGACGTGGATGGTTGGGAGCTATCTCTTAACGACCTACTTCGTGACCGTATGCACAACCGCTCTATGGTTATCCTACAAGACGGTAAACTTGTGCATGAGCACTACTGGTCAGGCATTACTAAAAATACCAAGCAGCTAACCATGTCTGCGGCGAAGTCTTTCACCTCTTCTCTAGCAGGTATTGCGGAAGCGGAAGGTTACTTCAAATTCACTGACAACGTTGAGAAGTGGCTACCTGAAGCAAAAGGTACAGTGATCGGTGCATACCCAATCCAGTACGTGTCTGACATGCGTTCAGGCTTTGCTCTAATTGATGATGCTAAGAACGTGTACGGCGATGACTGGGATACCTCAATGGAGCACGCTATCTCATGGAAAGGTCACACCGATTCTGAGTGGGTAGGCATCAAAGATTACACTCCTCACCTAACCAAACTGGCTTACGAGCAAGGTAAAAAGTACGAGTACCATTCATACAATACTGAAGCGCTAGGTCTGATCACTCAACGTGCCGTAGGTAAACACTGGACAGAATACTTCCAAGAGAAGCTATGGGATAAAGGTCAGTTCACTTCAGATACTTCTATCATGGTGGACAAAGAAGGCACGGTAATCGCTTGTGGCTCTATGGGCATGACAACTCGTGATTTCGCGAACATGGGAGACATCTGGGCACACGATGGTAAGTCTCAAAACGGTACTCAAGTTGTGCCTAAAGCATGGCTTGACAATGTATGGGCAGGTAACGACGAAGTTCGTGCGGCATGGGCGAAAGGTAAAGAAGCCCCACTAGCGGACGGTTTCTACAAAGACCAGTTCCGTGTCCTAAACCTAGGTGGTGAAGAGTGGCTACTGGCTATCGGTGTAAACGGTCAGGTTATTGCGGTAGAGAAAGAGTCTAAGACGGTTATCGCAATGATGGGTAACTACAACCTGCCAAGTGATGCTCGCTGGGCAGTTGATGTACTGCATATGGCAGTACCAACGATCAAGGCGAACATCAAGTAACCAACTGAATTGATGTACAAAACGCCCCCTGAAGATTTCGCTTCAGGGGGCGTTTTTTTATGGATAAAGATACCGTTTCTTATCCATATAAGATCAACAGTGACACCAGCCTAAACCAAACTTTATTATTAAATTAATCAAAAGCTTAACAACATCCCCCCTCATAAGAAGATCATTTTGGTTGATTTTTAGGACAACAGTCCTAAAATAAAAATTAGGACAACAATCCTAATCAGGAAAAAGATGAAGCTTTCAAAAACCAAACTCAAGATTGTCGAAGCCGCCAATAAGCTTTTTTACGAGCAAGGCTACGAGCACACATCCTTTACCCAAATCGCTGACGTGGTTGGAATTTCTCGTGGCAATTTTTATTACCACTACAAAACCAAAGACGAAATCTTGGCTGCAGTCATCGAGATGCGAATGAGTGTGGTGAAAAGCTACCTAGATAGCTGGGAGGCCAATAACCCTACTCCGCAAATGCGCATCAAAGCCTTCATCAATTCAGCGGTATTTACTCAGTCAGATACTGAAAAATATGGTTGCCCGATTGGAACACTGAGTACCGAGCTCAACAAGTTGTCGCATCCAGCACAAGAGCAAGTCGCAGGGTTCTTCACCCTATTTCGATGTTGGCTGGGAAGACAATTTGACGCCCTTGGATTTGCTAAAGAGGCCGACGAACTGGCGCTCAACATTCTTGCCCAAAACCAGGGTGCCGCCGTGCTTGCGAGTACCTTAAACGATCAGTCGCTCGTCGAGCGACAGGCTAAGCGGATGGAAGCTTGGCTAGACGAACTTATTCATCAATCTAACCCTAAGTGAGGCATCACATGGAAAAGCCAACCATCAATCTAGAACAGTTCAAACGTGACTCTTGGTCTGACACCGAAACCCAGAACGCTGAGAAGATTGTCGATCTGGTACAAAATCTGATGAACACTCACGACTACGATTACGTTGAAAAAACCTTCGCTCAGAGCACCTACAAACAACATAATCGTGGGATACCAGATACCTTAAACGGACTACTGGGATACTTGCGAAACTTCACCAAACAGTTCCCAGAATTTTCGTACAGCGTGAAAAACATCTATGTCGATGGAGACTATGTCACGCTGCACTCACATGCGACGTTGAAAAAAGCACACCGTGGCAACGACAAAAAAGGCATGAACATCGTTGATACATGGAAAATCAGTGGCAATAACATCGAAGCGCATTGGGATGCGGTGCAACCACTGGACTGGTTTATGCGCTTATATACCTTCTTAACTGGCGGCGCAATTCGCAACAGTAACGGCCCGTTTTAAGCACCATTAAACAGAGGTCTACTCAAGCAATTGAGTAGACCTCGTCATCTGCTATCCCCATTCCCCTAAGTAGGACACACACCAAAAAGTATGATTCTAGACTGATTTTTCATCTAGGGTGCGTAAGCTCCCATTACCACCGCCAGTCTACTGCTAAATTAACGACAAACTTAAACACAGTAGCCGATCATGACCACAGCTCGAAGAAACCTGGTTTCTGTAGATGCCACCCCATACTATCACTGCGTATCTCGCTGTGTACGTCGCAGTTTTTTATGTGGTGTAGACGAGCTCACTAACATTAGTTATGAACACCGACGGGCTTGGATTGAAGCCAAGATCTACTCTCTTACGCATACATACTGTATCGATGTATGTGCCTATGCGGTGATGAGCAACCATTTCCATGTCGTTCTGCACATCAATCGCAACAGCGCTCAAATGTTAACTCCAGAGGAAGTTATCGAGCGCTGGGGACTGACGCACAAAATCCCCGAACTCATTAAGAAATGGCAACAGAATCAAATCACCAACAAAGCAGAACATCAAAAATGTCTAGAAATAGTAGAAGTTTGGCGTGAGCGTTTATGGTCGCTAAGTTGGTTTATGAAAGAACTTAATTACGACATTGCCTGCCGTGCTAACCAAGAAGACAATTGTTCGGGACACTTCTGGGAGAGCCGTTTCAAAAGCCAAGCGTTATTAGATGAAAAAGCACTGGCTGCAGCTATGGCTTATGTAGACTTAAACCCAGTTCGAGCCGGTGTGGCTAAGACCCCAGAAAGCTCAGAGTTTACCTCCATAAAAGCTCGTATCAAGGCACTAAGAAACGACCTTGAAACTGCTCCATGCCTGCATCCCTTTGTTGGTATCACAAATGACAAAACCGTTGATGGTTTGCCTTTTCGACTTATCGAATATATTGAGTTGGTAGATTGGAGTGCGAGGCAATTACGACCAGATAAATGCTCCATAGACAGTTCTTTACCTCCCATACTTAACAGGCTCAATATCAGTCGAGTAAGCTGGCTCAAAGCTTGTACACAGTTAGAGAAGCGGGGAGCAACTGCAATCGGCGATGTATCTATTGTTAAGCACGTAAAAGTTGCGTTGAATAAATCTAAACTTCACCTGTACCAAATAGAATAATTGATCTCCGCACTAATCGAACTTCACGCCAGCCATCGCTGGCTATTAGCGCTGGAATTGCTCAGTGCATGTGTATTCAAGGCATCCGATAGTAAACAAATTTCTCTTTTAGGTCTTTGTCGGTAGCCATACAGACATCTTTAAGCGTCAATTTTTACTGCCTGTCCTTAATCATTAGGGGTATTTGGATTGCCTGTCCCAGAATAGGTATTTGGAGTGCCTGTCCCCAAATTGAAATTGCTTCTACTGGGGCATTTTATTTTTACGTTATAACATCCCATCATGCTAGAGGTCAGCCTGAAAACGAGAACTGCCTATAGAATAAAGCCGCTATGTCTCACAACAATAATTATAAATTTCAATAATATATCTCTGCCATATGTAATGGCTAAATTACAAAGGAGTGTAAATTGAAAAAACATATTGGCTTAGCCGCTTACTCTATATATGTGCCAGAAAATAAAATAAGTGCAGAGGAGTTTGGTAAGCAAATCGGGTTTAGTAAGGAAAGAGTAGAATCAGAAATTGGCATCAAAGAAAAGTATATCGGAGGTCCCGATGACCATGCAGTAGAGATGTCAATCAAAGCAGCTAAAGAGCTAATCAAAAGTAATGACATAGATCCTAACTGCATTGACATGATTCTATATTGTGGTGAGACCTACTGCGAGTACCAGTGTTGGACTGCTGCAATAAAAGTACAAAAAGAGATCGGCGCTGATTCGGCCTACTCTTGGGATCTCGGTTTTAGGTGTGCGGGTACAGCTTTAGGCATCAAAGTCGCTAAAGATATGATGCTATCCGACTCAACACTGAATAATGTGTTGCTGGTTGGAGGAAATACTAACGCTTACGCTATTGACTACAACGATCCAAATCAGCAGCTATTTTTTGATATGGCACCTGCTGCCATGGCTATGATGCTGGTTAAAAACCACCCTAAGAATGAAATTCTAGAAAGCGCTATCATCACAGATTCAAGATGTGCTGATAGTGTATTTATCGAGTATGGTGGGACAAAAAAACCAATTAATAGAAGTGTTATAGAGAACCCTGAATTGCAAAATAACTACCAGCTGCTAAAAGTAAAAAATCCGGAAAATCTAATGGAAATACTGAGAGAGTCAGCTGTCAGTAACATGCATACTGCGATTACTCGATCGCTCATTAACTCTTCCCAAACCCAAATTGACTACCTCGCTTTTTCTCATGTCAGCCCAGGTATGCACTACTCTTTACTTAAGCAGTTAGAGCTTCCGGAAGAAAAGTGCATCTATTTGGACCACGAAGGGCACTGTGGACATCCTGACCAATTAATTTCACTAATGAAAGCGGAAAAAAGCGGGCTATTGAAGCAAGGGGATACTGTTGTTCTTGCAGGTCCGGGGACTGGCTTTGCCTATGCGTCATCGGTGATACGCTGGGGGGAAGTAGAAGCTAAGGAGCGCTTCTAGGATTTTAGTTCTATGTAGCTAGCCTAACCCCAATAGTAAAAATCGGGGTTAGGTTTAAACTACTTTCCTCTTAGGCCAATCAGGTTCCCGAATGGGTCTTCAAATTGACACATGTACAAATCATCTTCTATCGCTAGAGGGCCACGATAAAGCTTTGCTCCCAACGACCGAAAGTGAATCATCGCATCATCTAGGCAAGGCACCTGCCAATACATCACCACGCCCTGTTTTCCAGCGTTCACTTTGTCATCCGCTTGCACAACTTCAATCGCAAAATCACCAATATCCAACACGGTAAAATCAAAGTCGGGCAAGTAGCGGGGCTTCGCCTTTGGAAACGCCTTTAAGTACCAATCCACACCTACTTTGACATTGGGAACTGGGATTAACAGCGCCGCAGGTTTCATTTAACACTCTCCCATCACTCGGCCTAATTCCGCCATACTATTTTTGTCCAACAATGGATGAGAACGAGCCCCAACAATTAGAACAATATCCACACTGGGGAGTGGTGGCATCTGTTCGAGTATGCGTACATTATCTGTCACACTGATAGCCCCTAAAGCACCGATTGCTAAGCCACTAGACACTAAGGCTCGCTGTGCGCTGGAGGTATCACAGCAGGCAAGTAACTTGTAGGAATAGTTGTTTTTGACTAAGCCATCAATCGCTGCTGCATGGTATTTACAGTCCGATTGAAACAGCACCACGGGTAAAGTCTCTGACGCATCAAGTGCATAGTCAGGGCTTGCAATCCACACTCCGGTATCAGAGGTTAACCAATACCCTTCATCACTATCGATGGCTCGGGTGACGATGGCAGCATCGATTTTTCCTTCATCTAACCATTCCCGCAGCACAACGCTTGGCTGACTAAACACTTGCACTGAGTAAGTTGGATTATCGGCGCACAAATGCTTGATGAGTTTAGGCAGAATTTTCTCGTTGTAATCTTCAGGACAGCCTAATCGAAGTGGTCGCTTTTCTTGAAACCCACTCACCCCTTTAAGTGCATCGCTATGAAGAGACACCAACTGCTCAGCGTAGCTACGAAGTGATAATCCTGCTTCCGTGAGTGTTAGGTTTCTGCCCTCTTTTTCAAACAAATTAACGCCCAGCTCATCTTCAAGTTTGCGCATTTGAACACTAAAAGCCGACTGGGTACGGTTCATTTGTTTGGCGGCTCTAGTGAAACTGCCTGTCTCCACGAAAGCTAAAAATCCTTTAAGGCCATCAATATCCATTGGCGTTTCAATCCATCGGTTTCATAAATACCTGCTATTAAAACTATCCGTTAGTTTTTCTTAAAACAAGCACTTATGCTAAATCCATTCAAAGACGTTACAGAGGAGGTAACTATGAAACTGTTCATCGCTAACCAAAACTACTCAAGCTGGTCACTGCGTGCATGGGTCATTTTCGCTCAATACAACTTAGAGCCAGAAGTGGTAAAGCTTAAGCTATTCACGGAAGAGTTCTATCAGGTACTAAAAGAGGTGACTCCGGCTGCCAAAGTCCCAGCTTTGGTCGATGGCGACCTCAAACTGTGGGACTCGTTAGCCATCCTTGAATACATCAATGAGGCATACCTGGATAACCAAGCATGGCCGAGTGACCCATCAGAACGTGCCGTAGCAAGAGCCATTTCCGCAGAGATGCACTCTGGATTTACCCACATTCGCAACGACCTCCCTATGAATTGCCGCGCACAAAGAAAAGTCGATCTATCAAGTGACGTACTCAAAGAAATCGCTCGTATTGATGAAATCTGGTCTACCCAGATGGCACAGTACCCTGATGGCTGGTTATTTGGCGAGTGGTCGATCGCAGATGCCATGTATGCACCAGTAGCGCTGCGTTTTAAAACCTATGGCATTGAGCTTTCTGAAGGGGCAAAACGCTATCAGCAAAAACAGTTTGAAAGCGCTGCGATCCAACGCTGGCTAGAAGAAGCCAGTAGCGAAACAGATATTGTCGAGCTCGATGAAGCAGGCACGGATATCTAACATACAAAAAAACACCAGCCGATTTTGGCTGGTGTTTTGTATCGATTAACCTGCAAGGTCACTGACTGTATCTGCTACCTTCTCAGCACCTTCTTGAAGCTGCTCAACGGTATCACTTTCTGCAATGTCCTTGATCTCATCGCTGTATTTAACGCCGATAAAAATACCCACAGCAATCAAAGCAATCGCAATCAACCTAATCATAACTCTCTCTTTACACTCATTAATGGTCTAGATGCCCGATGGCGCTAGTAAGCCATTAATTTCGGGAGAAATCCAGAGACTTTGGTGATGTACTACGTAACGGAGTGCCAAGTCTTGCTATCAATACCAAAAACGTACCCCACCCTGACAAGCTAAGCTATAATTCAGCACTGTTTAATTGTCAGGATGGATAGTGAATTGTCCCAGCAGCTTGACCATCTCCACAAAGAAATTCTCGATCTCGTCAATGGGCTCATGCCAATTGACAGCTCCGCTTTCTATTTTGTAGACAAGCACATGAATGCCCGCGGTATTGCACTCAATGGTGTCACTCAAGAAAAAGATAAGGCGTACCGAGACAAATATCTCGACTTAGATCTCGCTGCTCCAAGGCATTTTGAAAGCAGTACAGAGAATGTCGTGATATTGGAGAAGCTTTACAAAGATACCAACTGGAGAAGCTCGGTCTACTATCAAGAGTTCCTCGCTCCGATGAACATGGAGCACGTTGCAGACATGTTTTTTAGGGATGCTAAAGGCAACATTGTTGCTGTGCTGACCATGCTGCGCTCCAATACATCGCCTCCGTTTTCTGAACAAGAATTGATCGTTATGAAGTCTATCCACCAATTTGTTCAGTTCACATTAAAGACTTACTTCCTTCCCTTGCAAGCACAGTTTAAACAGGTGGCGAAAGAAGAATATGCATTAACCGATAGAGAAATGGATGTACTTGAATACGTCACTAAAGGCATGGATAACAATGAAATAGCTCAAACTCTCGCCGTGTCACTTGCCACGGTAAAAACCCATATCAACCATATTTATCGTAAAACAGAAGTGATCAATCGAACCCAACTTCTCATTAAGTTTGCTGCGATGTGGGCTATTAAGTAGCGATAAGAACAAAAGAACCGCCCATCTAGGGCGGTTTTAGCAAGGACATTAGCCGTCCATTTTGTGAGCAAGTTCAGCGTTCATCACTGTCGCTTTTGCACCAACAGGGAAGTTACTTACCGAACTGAACGATGTACCATCAAAGCCGAGAATCTTACCTGTAGTCTTCATTCGCTCAAGGTCAATCATAATCACGCCTAACGTTGGGATCACTTTCTCTCGCCAAACGAAGAAAAACAAGTTTTGATCGATCTTTAAGTAATGGCACATCTCTGTCTCTGCCAGTCCTTTTTCTACACC
It contains:
- a CDS encoding serine hydrolase, producing MKKTIIAVAVALSTTFAAQAATDKVTFHSEDKAMLERVAALGISQSNWDSNEFASMFFIEPQRVSEHAVMQKSSNPRTFDKSEKSIDLNSIMVQDVDGWELSLNDLLRDRMHNRSMVILQDGKLVHEHYWSGITKNTKQLTMSAAKSFTSSLAGIAEAEGYFKFTDNVEKWLPEAKGTVIGAYPIQYVSDMRSGFALIDDAKNVYGDDWDTSMEHAISWKGHTDSEWVGIKDYTPHLTKLAYEQGKKYEYHSYNTEALGLITQRAVGKHWTEYFQEKLWDKGQFTSDTSIMVDKEGTVIACGSMGMTTRDFANMGDIWAHDGKSQNGTQVVPKAWLDNVWAGNDEVRAAWAKGKEAPLADGFYKDQFRVLNLGGEEWLLAIGVNGQVIAVEKESKTVIAMMGNYNLPSDARWAVDVLHMAVPTIKANIK
- a CDS encoding TetR/AcrR family transcriptional regulator, with the protein product MKLSKTKLKIVEAANKLFYEQGYEHTSFTQIADVVGISRGNFYYHYKTKDEILAAVIEMRMSVVKSYLDSWEANNPTPQMRIKAFINSAVFTQSDTEKYGCPIGTLSTELNKLSHPAQEQVAGFFTLFRCWLGRQFDALGFAKEADELALNILAQNQGAAVLASTLNDQSLVERQAKRMEAWLDELIHQSNPK
- a CDS encoding ester cyclase, whose translation is MEKPTINLEQFKRDSWSDTETQNAEKIVDLVQNLMNTHDYDYVEKTFAQSTYKQHNRGIPDTLNGLLGYLRNFTKQFPEFSYSVKNIYVDGDYVTLHSHATLKKAHRGNDKKGMNIVDTWKISGNNIEAHWDAVQPLDWFMRLYTFLTGGAIRNSNGPF
- a CDS encoding transposase, encoding MTTARRNLVSVDATPYYHCVSRCVRRSFLCGVDELTNISYEHRRAWIEAKIYSLTHTYCIDVCAYAVMSNHFHVVLHINRNSAQMLTPEEVIERWGLTHKIPELIKKWQQNQITNKAEHQKCLEIVEVWRERLWSLSWFMKELNYDIACRANQEDNCSGHFWESRFKSQALLDEKALAAAMAYVDLNPVRAGVAKTPESSEFTSIKARIKALRNDLETAPCLHPFVGITNDKTVDGLPFRLIEYIELVDWSARQLRPDKCSIDSSLPPILNRLNISRVSWLKACTQLEKRGATAIGDVSIVKHVKVALNKSKLHLYQIE
- a CDS encoding 3-oxoacyl-ACP synthase, with the protein product MKKHIGLAAYSIYVPENKISAEEFGKQIGFSKERVESEIGIKEKYIGGPDDHAVEMSIKAAKELIKSNDIDPNCIDMILYCGETYCEYQCWTAAIKVQKEIGADSAYSWDLGFRCAGTALGIKVAKDMMLSDSTLNNVLLVGGNTNAYAIDYNDPNQQLFFDMAPAAMAMMLVKNHPKNEILESAIITDSRCADSVFIEYGGTKKPINRSVIENPELQNNYQLLKVKNPENLMEILRESAVSNMHTAITRSLINSSQTQIDYLAFSHVSPGMHYSLLKQLELPEEKCIYLDHEGHCGHPDQLISLMKAEKSGLLKQGDTVVLAGPGTGFAYASSVIRWGEVEAKERF
- a CDS encoding glyoxalase/bleomycin resistance/dioxygenase family protein codes for the protein MKPAALLIPVPNVKVGVDWYLKAFPKAKPRYLPDFDFTVLDIGDFAIEVVQADDKVNAGKQGVVMYWQVPCLDDAMIHFRSLGAKLYRGPLAIEDDLYMCQFEDPFGNLIGLRGK
- a CDS encoding LysR family transcriptional regulator; amino-acid sequence: MDIDGLKGFLAFVETGSFTRAAKQMNRTQSAFSVQMRKLEDELGVNLFEKEGRNLTLTEAGLSLRSYAEQLVSLHSDALKGVSGFQEKRPLRLGCPEDYNEKILPKLIKHLCADNPTYSVQVFSQPSVVLREWLDEGKIDAAIVTRAIDSDEGYWLTSDTGVWIASPDYALDASETLPVVLFQSDCKYHAAAIDGLVKNNYSYKLLACCDTSSAQRALVSSGLAIGALGAISVTDNVRILEQMPPLPSVDIVLIVGARSHPLLDKNSMAELGRVMGEC
- a CDS encoding glutathione S-transferase family protein encodes the protein MKLFIANQNYSSWSLRAWVIFAQYNLEPEVVKLKLFTEEFYQVLKEVTPAAKVPALVDGDLKLWDSLAILEYINEAYLDNQAWPSDPSERAVARAISAEMHSGFTHIRNDLPMNCRAQRKVDLSSDVLKEIARIDEIWSTQMAQYPDGWLFGEWSIADAMYAPVALRFKTYGIELSEGAKRYQQKQFESAAIQRWLEEASSETDIVELDEAGTDI
- a CDS encoding helix-turn-helix transcriptional regulator — encoded protein: MSQQLDHLHKEILDLVNGLMPIDSSAFYFVDKHMNARGIALNGVTQEKDKAYRDKYLDLDLAAPRHFESSTENVVILEKLYKDTNWRSSVYYQEFLAPMNMEHVADMFFRDAKGNIVAVLTMLRSNTSPPFSEQELIVMKSIHQFVQFTLKTYFLPLQAQFKQVAKEEYALTDREMDVLEYVTKGMDNNEIAQTLAVSLATVKTHINHIYRKTEVINRTQLLIKFAAMWAIK